One window of Leptotrichia hongkongensis genomic DNA carries:
- the rplD gene encoding 50S ribosomal protein L4 encodes MPVLNIYKLDGSQAGTIEVNNDIFGIEPNKHVMHEVLVAELAEARQGSASTKTRAEVRGGGRKPFRQKGTGRARQGSTRAPHMVGGGVVHGPKPRNYAKKVNKKVRKLALKSALATKINEGNVIVLDDFALETPKTKTFINFAKALNFDGVKQLYVTSDDADNIDRDYFLYLSTRNIEKVAAINTRDLSIYWLIKQDKVILTKEALATIEEVLA; translated from the coding sequence ATGCCAGTTTTAAATATATATAAATTAGACGGTTCACAAGCAGGAACTATTGAAGTAAATAACGACATATTTGGAATTGAACCAAATAAACACGTAATGCACGAAGTTTTAGTAGCAGAATTAGCTGAAGCAAGACAAGGATCTGCCTCAACAAAAACAAGAGCAGAAGTAAGAGGTGGAGGAAGAAAACCTTTTAGACAAAAAGGAACAGGAAGAGCAAGACAAGGATCTACAAGAGCACCACACATGGTAGGTGGAGGAGTAGTTCACGGACCAAAACCAAGAAATTATGCTAAAAAAGTAAATAAAAAAGTTAGAAAATTAGCTTTAAAATCAGCTTTAGCAACAAAAATTAATGAAGGAAATGTAATTGTGCTAGATGATTTTGCATTAGAAACGCCAAAAACAAAAACATTTATTAATTTTGCAAAAGCATTAAATTTTGATGGTGTAAAACAATTATATGTAACAAGTGATGACGCTGATAATATAGATAGAGATTATTTCTTATATTTATCAACAAGAAATATTGAAAAAGTTGCAGCAATAAATACAAGAGATTTAAGCATCTACTGGTTAATCAAACAAGATAAAGTAATTTTAACTAAAGAAGCTCTTGCAACTATCGAGGAGGTGCTAGCATAA